CTGCGCGAGGCCGCCGGTGAACGCGGCGAACGGGAACAGGAAGGTCTGCGTGTCCGGGGTGCCGTACCAGCCGGCCAGGTTCGTCGCCACGACGAAGGTGGCGGCGGCGAAGCCGAACAGGCCGAGGATCGAGGGCGCCGCGACCGGCTGGAGCGAGATCTGGGAGTGGTTGCGCCAGAATTCGAACTCGCCGTCCCGGGACGGTGCCTGGCCCATGCGCGACATCCGAGCCTCCTTCTCCCGGCGAGGGGCCGCCGGAGCAGTAGCCGCGCCTACCCGATAGGCGGGCTCCCACACCCGGTGGCGGGCGGCTCACTCCACCCAGTCGAGGGTGCGCTGCACCGCCTTGCGCCAGTTGCGCAGCTCCCGCTCGCGGTGTGCCGGGTCCATCGCCGGGGTCCACTCGGCGTCGGAGCGCCAGTGCGCCCGAAGCGTGGCCAGGTCCGGCCAGTAGCCGACCGCCAGCCCGGCCGCGTACGCGGCGCCGAGGCAGGTCGTCTCGGTGATCCGGGGGCGGACGACCGGCACGTCGAGCACGTCGGCGAGGAACTGCATCAGCAGCGTGTTGGCGGTCATGCCGCCGTCGACCCGCAACCGGCGCAGCGCCACGTCGGAGTCGGCGTTCATCGCGTCGACCACCTCCCGGGTCTGCCAGGCCGACGCCTCCAGCACGGCCCGGGCCAGGTGACCCTTGGTGATGTACCCGGTGAGCCCGGCGATCACCCCGCGGGCGTCGCTGCGCCAGTGCGGCGCGAACAGCCCGGAGAAGGCCGGGACGACGTAGCAGCCGCCGTTGTCGTCGACGGTGCGGGCGAGATCTTCGACCTCGGGCGCGGTGGAGATCAGACCGAGGTTGTCCCGCAGCCACTGCACCAGCGAGCCGGTCACCGCGATGGCGCCCTCCAGCGCGTACGCGGCGGGCTGTCCGGCGATCCGGTAGGCCACGGTGGTGAGCAGGCCGTGTGCGGACGTGACCGGGCTGGCCCCGGTGTTGAGCAGCAGGAAGCTGCCCGTGCCGTAGGTGCACTTGGCCTCGCCGGGCTGGAAGCAGGTCTGCCCGAACAGGGCGGCCTGCTGGTCGCCGAGCGCGCCGGCCACGGGCACCCCGGCGAGCACGCCGGTGGCCGTGCCGTAGACCTCGGCGGAGCCGCGGATCTCCGGCAGCATCGCGGCTGGTACGCCCATCGCGTCGAGCAGGTCGGCGTCCCAGTCCAGGGTGGTCAGGTCCATCAGCATGGTGCGGCTGGCGTTGGTCACGTCGGTGACGTGCCGGCCGGTCAGCTTCCAGATCAGCCAACTGTCCATGGTGCCGAACAGCACCTCACCGGCCTCGGCGCGCGCCCGCAGACCGTCGGTGTGCTCCAGCAGCCAGCGGAGTTTGGGGCCGGCGAAGTAGGTGGCCAGCGGAAGGCCGGTGCGGGCCCGGAACCACTCCTCGCCGTGCGTCTCGTCGAGCGCGCGCAGCTGCGGCCCGGTCCGGGTGTCCTGCCAGACGATCGCGTTGGCCACCGGTCGGCCGGTCGCCCGGTCCCAGACGAGCGTCGTCTCCCGCTGGTTGGTGATGCCCACCGCGGCCAGCCCGGACGGGTCGGCGCCGGCGGCGTCCAGCGCCTCGCGCACCACCTGCTCGACGTTGGCCCAGATCTCCTCGGCGTCGTGCTCCACCCACCCGGGGCGGGGAAAGATCTGCCGGTGTTCGCGCTGCGCCACGGAGACGACGTCCCCGGCCCGGTCGAAGACGATGCACCGCGAGGAGGTGGTGCCCTGATCGATGGCGGCGACGTACTCTCCGGTCACGGCAGCACCGTACCCAAAGCCACGCCGCCGTGCCGACCGCTGCCGCCGCCCCGCCCGGCGAGAGATCGGCCGTACGATGTGCGAACGTGCGTGACATCGCCGTCTTCAGCGGAACCGCCCATCCCGAACTCGCCGCCGAGATCTGCACCCAGTTGGGCGTGCCGCTGCACCCGGTACGGGTGTCCCGGTTCGCGAACGACTGCCTGGAAGTGCAGCTCCAGGCGAACTGCCGGGAGCGGGACGTCTTCCTGATCCAGCCCCTGGTGCCGCCGGTGCAGGAGCACCTGGTCGAGCTGCTGCTCATGATCGACGCCGCCCGTGGCGCCTCCGCCGGCCGGATCACCGTGGTGCTACCGCACTACGCGTACGCCCGGTCGGACAAGAAGGACGCACCCCGCATCTCGATCGGTGGGCGGCTGGTCGCCGACCTGCTCACCTCGGCCGGCGCGGATCGCGTGCTGGCCATGACGCTACACTCGCCGCAGGTGCACGGCTTCTTCAGCGTGCCGGTCGACCACCTGCACGCGCTGCGTGAGCTGGCCACCCACTTCAAGCGCTACGACCTCGCCGACAGTGTCGTCGTCTCGCCCGACCTCGGCAACGCCAAGGAGGCGGCGGCCTTCGCCCGGATGCTCGGCACGCCGGTGGCCGCCGGCGCGAAGCAGCGGTTCAGCGACGACAAGGTCACGATCAGCGCGGTGATCGGTGACGTGGACGGCCGGGACGTGATCGTGCTGGACGACGAGATCGCCAAGGGCAGCACGGTGATCGAGCTGATGGACCACTTGCGGGGGCGGAACGTCCGGTCGATCCGCCTGGCCTGCACCCACGGTCTCTTCTCCGGCGGAGCGCTGCGGCGGCTCGGCGAGCAGGAGGGTGTGCTGGAGATCGTCTGCACCAACACGGTGCCGATCCCGGTGGAGAAGCGGGTGCCCAAGCTGAAGGTGCTCTCCGTGGCGCCCGCGCTGGCCGAGGCGATGCGGCGGATCCACAACGGCGAGTCGGTCAGCGCCCTCTTCGGCTGAGCGGCCGCGTCAGTCGGCTTGGGCGACGGGGGCGGCGACGACGGCGGTGATCCGGACGAGGGTGCCCGTGTCGCCGCTCTCGACCGCCATGGTGTCGCTGAGCTGCCGGGCCAGCCAGAGCCCCCACCCGCCGACGGTCGCCGGCTCGGGGCGGCTGCGGTCGCCCAGCCGCTCGGCGCTGATGCCGTGCCCGTGGTCGGCGACCTCGCAGACCAGCTCGTCGCCCTGCCGCCACAGCCGCAGGGAGCCCTGTCCGCCACCGTGCCGAACCGCGTTGGTGATCAGCTCGTTGACCGCGAGCACGAAGTCGTCGAGGCGCTCGCCGCGGAGCCCGGCCGCGTGCGCGCAGGAGGTGACCGAGTGACGCAGCTCGGTCACCTGGGCCTGGTCGAAGGCGTCGGCGATGAGGAGAGACGGTTCTATGGGCACAACCGTACGCGGTGGGTCGGGATCGGCGTTCGTCATGGGCCCGTCCGGACAGCGGATCGTGGAGTAACTTCGCGGCATTTCCACCGTACGTCAGGGTTTTCCGACCCGCATCGGCCGGCCCCTGCGCTCGTGACGTCCTGTGGCATCGTGGCGCCCATGCCGTCGTCGCCGGGTGGGTTCGAGGTGCCGCTCTGGCGGGCCATCGCGGTGTTCCGGTTGGCCTCCCTCGCGTACGTCTGCGTGCTGGCCGTGCGCGACGCCGACCGCTACGCCCACCCGCTCGCCGCCGCGGGCCTGGTCCTGGCCATGGCCGTCTGGACCGGGGTGACCGCCTTCGGCTACGCGCGCCCGGCCTGGCGCGCGTGGCCCCTGCTCCTGGCCGACCTCGGGGTGGTCCTGGCGATCATGCTCGCGACGCCGTGGGTGATCGGCCGGGCGGCCCTGCACGCCGGGGTGCCCACCCTCGCGGTGGCCTGGCTCGCCGGCCCGGTGCTCGCCTGGGCGGTCTCCGGGGGGCGGCGACGGGGCACGGTCGCCGCTCTGCTGATCGGCGGCGCCGACCTCGCGACCCGGGAGCGGATCAGCCAGTCGTCGCTGACCGGGGTCATCCTCATCCTGCTGGCCGGGGTGGTGGTCGGGCACGTCGCCCGGTTGGCGGTGACCGCCGAGGAACGGCTGCACCGTGCCGTGGAGTTGGAGGCGGCGACCCGGGAGCGGGAGCGCCTGGCCCGGGACATCCACGACTCGGTCCTCCAGGTGCTCGCCATGGTGCAGCGGCGCGGCGCCCACCTGCCGGGGGAGGCGGGAGAGCTGGCCCGGCTGGCGGGTGAGCAGGAGGCGGCGTTGCGGGCCCTGATCGCCGGGGCCGGTCCACCCGCGCCCGGCGACGACGGCCCGGTCGACCTGCGTGCCCTGCTCGGCCGCCACGCCGCCGCGACGGTCTCGGTCTCCGCGCCGGCCACGCCGGTGCCCCTGCCCGGGCAGGTCGCCCGGGAGTTGGCCGCGGCCACCACGGCGGCGCTGGACAACGTCGAACGGCACGGCGGCGGCCGTGCCTGGGTGCTGATCGAGGACGAGGGGACGACGGTGACCGTGTCCGTACGCGACGAGGGGCCGGGCATCCCGGACGGCCGGCTCGACGAGGCGGCGGCCCAGGGCCGGCTCGGGGTGGCCCAGTCGATCCGGGGGCGGATCGCCAACCTGGGCGGCGAGGCCCGGATCGTCTCGACGCCCGGCGCCGGGACCGAGGTGGAACTGACCGTGCCGAGGGCGGAGCGGTGAACGAGCGGCAGCCGCCCGGCCCGGTGCGGGTCATGGTCGTCGACGACCACCCGATGTGGCGTGAGGGCGTGGCCCGGGACCTGACCGAGGCCGGCCACCTGGTCGTGGCCACCACCGGCGAGGGCCGGCAGGCGGTCCGCGTGGCGGCCGCCGCCCGACCCGACGTGGTGGTGCTGGACCTCCAACTGCCGGACGTCTCCGGCGTGGACGTGATCCAGGGCCTGCGCGCCGCGCTGCCGCAGGTGCGGGTGCTGATGCTGTCGGCCAGCGGCGAGCAGCAGAGCGTCCTGGACGCGGTCAAGGCGGGCGCCACCGGCTACCTGGTCAAGTCGGCCGCGCCGAGCGAGTTCTTGGACGCGGTGCGCCGCACGGCGGCCGGAGAGCCGGTCTTCACTCCGGGCCTCGCCGGCCTGGTCCTGGGTGAGTACCGCCGGCTGGCGGCCGACCCGCCGCCCGACGGGCCCGACGGCCCGGGTGGCGCGCCGGACGGCGGTGCCGCGCCTCGGCTCACCGACCGGGAGACCGAGGTGCTCCGGCTGGTCGCCAAGGGGATGTCGTACAAGCAGATCGCCCAGCGGCTCGGGCTGTCGCACCGTACGGTGCAGAACCACGTCCAGAACACGCTGGGCAAGCTGCAGCTGCACAACCGGGTCGAGCTGACCCGGTACGCGATCGAACGGGGCCTGGACGACTGAGTCGCCGGGCCGCGGTCAGACGGAGTGCGGCGGCTGGGTCTCGTGGATCGCCAGCTCCTCGGCGCTCGCGCCGCCGCCGGCGGAGCCCGCGTCGTACGCCACGTTGTCGGTCTCCTGGTCGGTGTGCGCGCCCTCGTCCGGTTCGACGATCCGGCCGACGGTGGCGTCCGCGACCGTGCCGAGCTGGCCGTGGTCGTAGAGCGAGACCGGCGAGTCGGGGTCCGAGGTCGGGCCCGGGTCGATCACGTCGGCGTCGAGCTGGGCCTGCGCCGCCATCTCCCGGCTGTCCGCCTCGGCGGCGATGGCCGGGTCGACCGGCCCGGCCAGCGGGTCGTCCACCGGCCGCTCGAAGCGCTCCCGCTGGAGCTTGTAGTCGAGCGACTCACCGTCGAGCTGTTCGTCGGCGGTGGTCCCGAACCGGTCGACGGCGAGCGGTGTCCGGTCCGCCGGCAGCTGGGCGGGGTCCGGGCCGTCCGCCTCGCGACCGGTCAGCACGTCGTCGTTCGCGGTCGAGTCGTCGTCGGCGGTCCCCGGCAGGCCGTCGGCCTCGGGGTCGGACACGGGGGTCGGGTACTCGTCGTCGCGCATGACGGATCTCTACCCACTCGATCCGTCGATCATGCCCTGGCCGGGGCTGACGAAAGCCGCAAGAGGCCATCAAACGGTCAGGCGCCGCCATCGCCTCCGGCGATCAGGCCGGCGGCTGGTCGGCGGGGTCGAGAACGCACCACACGACCTTGCCGTCCGGGACCGGGGTACTGCCCCACCGCCGGGCCACCGTGTCGATCAACAGGAGACCCCGGCCGCCGGTCGACGTCGGCGGGGCGAGCCCGGCGAACGCCGGTTGCCGCGTCGAACGGTCCCGCACCGCCAGGTGCAGCTGGTCGCCGTCCGGAGCGAGCCGCACGGTCATCGGCGTGCGGGCGTGCGCCACCACGTTGTTGACCATCTCGGTGACCGCGATGGTGCCCGGCTCGGCGAGGGCCGGCAGGCCCCACCGTCGACACCCGTCGGCGACCAGCTCCCGGGCCTCCCGGGCGGCCCCCAGCACCGGGGCGAGCTCGGCGTTGAGCACGGCGGCCATCGGCGACTCCGCGAGCGCGGCCAACGCGCCGTCCAGGCTCGGCCAGACGGGCGTCCGGCCCAGCGCCGGGTCACCGGCGGTGGCACCCGGATCGGACAGCAGCAGGCCGGCCGCCGGCCAGTCGGCGACCTCACGGTCGACGTCGGCGAAGACCGCGCGGGCGGCCGGGTCGGCGATCCGCAGGCCGGTCAGGTCGGCCACCACCGGGCCGGGCCGGGCGCAGAGCACGTCGAGCAGCGCGTCGCGCACGGCGGCCGTGCCGGACCGGTCGAGCACGCCGGTGACCCGGACGACCGGACCCGACTCGTCCGCCTCGACCAGGCAGCGCAGGTCCGTCCGCAGGATCGTCTCATGGTGCCTGCCGGTCGCCGCCCGGGCATCCGTCCGCTCGGTCCGGCCCATCAGCGACCCGCCCTGGCCCGGCGGGTCCGCGCCGCCATCGTGCCGACCGCCGTGCCGGCGGCGGCGAGACCGAACGCGGCGGTCATCCGCACCAGTTGCCGGCGACGACCCTGCCATCCGCCGTCGCGCCGGCCCTCCGCGTCCGCTCGGAACACGTTGCCGCTGGTGTCCGCCCGGGCGCCCGGCCCGAACTGGGTCCGGTGCGTGTACCAGCCGAGGGTGCGTTCGGCGAGCGTCGGCGCCAGCCGCCACTGGAGGCCGATGAGCCGTGCCGCGCCTCCCGCGTACGCCTCGCGGCGCGGACGGCGCAGCAGCCGCACGATGGTCGCCGCCACCTTCTCCGGCGGGTAGATCGGGGGCGGTGGGACGAGTTCCCGGCCGGTGTGGTTCGCCGCGTGCCGGAAGAACGGGGTGTCGATGGTGGCCGGCAGGACCGTGCAGATCGAGATGTTGCCGCGGCCGGTGACCCGCAGCTCCTGCCGCACGGTGTCGGCGAGCCCGCGGATGCCGTGCTTGGTCGCGTTGTACGCCGACTGGTACGGCATCGCCACCTCGGCGAGGACCGAGGCGTTGTTGATCACCACCCCGCCACCGGCGGCGCCGAGGTGGGGCAGCGCGGCCCGGATGCCGTGCACCGCGCCGAGCAGGTTCACCTCCAGCACGCGACGGAACTCGGCCACCGGGATCTCGTCGAAGAGCCCGACGGCGCTCACCGCCGCGTTGTTGATCCAGCCGTCGATCCGGCCGAACTCGGCGGCCGCCCGGTCGGCGAGGCGCTGCACGGAGTCGGCGTCGGTCACGTCGGTCGGCACGACCAGCGCCCGGCCGCCCAGCTCCCGGCAACGCTGCGCCACCGAGGTCAGGGCGGACTCGCTCCGGGCGGCCAGCACGACGGCCGCACCACGCCGGGCCAGCGCGTACGCGGTGGCCGTGCCGATCCCGCTGGAGGCGCCGGTGATCACCACGGTGGCGTCGTCGAGGCTGCGGGTGAGAGGCATTCTTCGCCGGTACCCCCGGTCGGGCCGCCTCATGCCGCCGAGACGCCGGGGATCGCCACGCAATGTGATCAACCGGGCGGTCACACGAGCGCCTGGTGGTGATTGCCGTGGCGCAAGTGTCTGAGGCACCTGCCGGGCTCTTCCTGATCTGCCAGGTTTCGGCTTACGAGCCCCTGGTTAATGGGACCCTCTGACCGGGAGGACCACCGCTGAAGATCGCATGGAGGTGACCCATGCGCGTCGGTCTCGTCTGCGCGCACGCTGACCCGTTTCGGACGTCCGACGGCCCCACCGTCGGCACCCACCACCACATCGCACGGGTCGCTGCCGAGCTGGCCGGACGGGGCCACGACGTGCGGGTCTACGAACGCCGGGACGACCCGGCGTCGCCCGCCACGGTGGACCTCGACGGCTATCGGGTGGAGCGCGTCCCCATCGGGCCCGCCGCCCCGCTGCCCACCGCCGACCTCGTACCGCTCGTGCCCGAGTTCGGCGCGTGGCTGACCGACCGCTGGACGGGCGAGTGGCAGCCGGACGTCGTGCACGGGCACTACTGGGTCGGTGGGCTCGCCGCCGCGCACGCCGTGCGGGAGACCGACATCCCGGTCGTGCAGACGTTCCACTCGCTCGGCGTCGAGCAGCTGCGCCACCTCGGCCGCGAGTACGACGGCCCGGGCCAGCGGATCCCGCTGGAGCGGGCGTTGACCCGGGCGGTGGACATCGCCGTCGCCCAGTGCAACGACGAGGTCGACGAACTCACCCGGATGGGCCTGCAACGCACGTCGGTGGCGATGGTGCCTACCGGGGTGGACACCGAGCAGTTCCACCCGGACGGTGAGGCGGCGCCACGGGACCAGCGGGCCCGCATCCTCTCCGTCGGCGGTCTCGCGGCGGGGCACGGCCAGGAGGACCTGATCCGCGCGATGCGCCTGGTCGGCGACGCCGAGCTGGTGATCGCGGGCGGGCCGCCCGTCGAGGAGCTCGCCACCCACGCCGAGGCTCGCCGGCTGCGCGAGCTTGCCGAGCGCCACGGCGTCGCCGAGCAGGTACGCCTGGTGGGCGCCGTGCCGCACGACCAGATGGCGACCTGGTACCGGTCCGCGGACGTGGTCGCCTGCACCCCGCACTACTCGTCGGCCGGCCGGGTGTCACTGGAGGCGATGGCCTGCGGCGTTCCGGTGGTCGGCTACGCGATGGGCGGGATCGCCGACGCGGTCGTGGACGAGGTCACCGGCCGACTGGTGCCGCCGGGCGACGTCCGCACCCTGGGGGTGACGCTGCGCCGGCTGCTCGCCGACAACGCCGGGCGGTTCGCGTACGGGCACGCGGCGGTGGACCGGGTGCGGTGCAGCTACACGTGGGAGCGGACCGCCGGGGCGCTGGAGCGCCTCTACGAGCGGGTGGTGGGCCGGCGCAAGCCCGTCGAGGCCTGACCGGCCGGGTGCGCGGGTCGCTCAGAGCGGCTGGCCGGCGCCCGCCATCGCCCGGCCGCGGTCGGGCGCGGCCGCGTGGTGGTGCTGCGGTTCGGCGTACCGGGTCAGTCCGATCACCGCGCCCAGTGTGACCAGGAAACCCACCCCGGCCAGCCACTCCCGGCCCGGCCAGATCTTGTCGTTGAGCAGCAGCAGGCCCACGATCGCCGCGGGCAGCGCCCCGGCCGCGTCCATCGCGGCCACCGCCGCCGTGGTCGAACCACGCTGCATCGCCAGGCCGAGCAGCAACTGCCCGACGATCGAGTGCGCGACCAGCAGGTAGAGCAGCGGGTTGCGGACGAACACCTCGGCCGACGGCGTGGAGGCCAGCGGCCGGGCGGCCACCGCGGCGGCGGAGAACGCCAGGCCGGCCAGCGAACCGAGCGCCACCGAACCGGGCGCGCCGTGCAGCCGGACGGCGAAGAAACCGGCCACCGCGATGGCGACGAGCACTACCAGCAGGGCGACCAGCCCGGCCGGGCCGAGCTGCCGCGACGGGGCCGGCCGGGCCGCCAGCACCAGCGCGCTGATCCCGGCGAAGAGCAACGCCAGCAGCACCACCTCGGCCACCGGCAGCCGCCACTTCAGCACGATCACGCCCAGGATCGCGGTGACCCCGAGCCCCGCCGCCACGCTCGCCTGCACCAGGAACAGCGGTAGGTCGCGGCGGGCCAGGAACGCCAGCACGAAGCCGCCGACCTGACAGCCCAGCCCGACCAGGTAGGTCCGGTGGCCGGCGAGCCGCAGCAGCAGCCCGGGATCGAAGGTGTGGTGCACCGTCGTGCGGGCCGCGGCCACCGACTGGAGCAGGTTGGCGATGCCGTACGCGATGATCATCGCCGCGAGGAAGCACCAGCCGGAGGAGACCACCCCGCGAGGATAGAGGTTGCCGGGGGTCAGCGCGCGGCTGGTGGACCCAGCCGCGCCAGGATGTCGGCGTGCAGCGCGCCGTTGCTCGCGACGGCGCTGTGCTCGCCCACCGGGCCGCTGGCCAGGGCGGGAGCGCCGGACAGATCGGTGATCGTGCCCCCGGCCTCGGCGACGATCGGCACCAGCGCGGCGACGTCCCACAGCGACAGTTCCGGCTCCACCATCACGTCGAGTGCGCCCTCGGCGAGCAGCATGTAACCGTAGAAATCCCCGTACGCCCGGCTGCGCCAGCAGTCCCGCATCAGGTCGAGCACCGCGTCCAGCCGGCCGGCGTCCTCCCAGCCGGTCAGGGAGGAGTAGCAGAAGCTCGCGTCGGCGAGCCGCCCCACCCCGGAGACCCGGATCGGCTCGCCGGTGGCCCGGTCCCGGCCGGCGTACGCCCCGGCGCCCTCCGCGGCCCACCAGCGGCGGCCCAGCGCCGGCGCGGAGACCAGGCCGAGCACCGGCCGATCACCCTCCAGAAGCGCGATCAGGGTCGCCCACACCGGCACGCCCCGGACGAAGTTCTTCGTGCCGTCGATCGGGTCGATCACCCAGCGGCGGCCCTCCGGCCGGGTTGCCGGCTGCGCGCCGTACTCCTCGCCGAGCAGCCCGTCGGCCGGGCGGTGGGTTGCCAGCAGCGCCCGGATCTCCCGCTCCACCGCGGTGTCCGCGTCGGAGACCGGGGTCAGGTCGGGCTTGGCCTCCACCCGCAGGTCGAGAGCGCGGAAACGGGCCGTCGACACCGCGTCGGCGGCGTCGGCGAGCAGGTGGGCGAGGTCGAGGTCGGCGGCGTACCCGGTCATGCCCGGAACCTAGCCGATGCCGACGGCGGTCACTCGTCAGGCCCGCGCCGGTCGTCCTCACCGGGCCCGCGCTGGTCGGTGTCGCGCTGGTCGGTGTCGCCGGCACGCGAGGCCAGCAGCCGGCGGTACGAGGCGAGCCGGCGCGGGTCGGCCTTGCCGGCGGCCACCCAGGCGTCCAACCCGCAGTCCGGCTCGTCGGCGGTGTGCGGGCAGTTGGCCGGGCAGTCCACGGTGCCCTCGACCAGGTCGGGGAAGCCGTGCAGGAGACTGTCCGCCGACACGTGCGCCAGCCCGAAGCTGCGGACGCCCGGGGTGTCGATGATCCAGCCCTCGGCGACGTCGGCCCGGGACCGCCGGCGGCCGCCGTCCCGGTCCGGCTCGGCCGGCAGGCGCAGCGCGACCGCGCTCGTCGAGGTGTGCCGGCCGCGGCCGATCGCGCTGACCGTGCCGACCGCGCGGGCGGCGTCCGGCACCAGCCGGTTGACCAGCGTCGACTTGCCCACCCCGGAGTGGCCCACGAGCACCGAGACCCGATCGGCGAGCAGCGCCCGCAGGGCGTCCAGCTCCGAGTCGGGGCGGATCAGCACGTACGGCAGCTCCAGCTCGGCGTAGTAGTCGAGCACCGCCTCCGGCCCGGCCAGGTCCGCCTTCGTCAGGCAGAGCAGCGGCTCGACGTCCGCGTCGTACGCGGCCACCAGGCACCGGTCGATGAACCCGGTGCGCGGCGGCGGGTCGGCCAGCGCGCTCACGATCACCAACTGGTCGGCGTTGGCCACCACCACCCGCTCCAGCCGGCCCTCGGCCGTCGTCGCGTCGTCCTCGGCCGTGCGACGCAACACCGACCGCCGCTCGGCGATCCGGACGATCCGGGCCAGCGCGCCCGCCGCCCCGGAGGTGTCCCCGACCAGGCTCACCCGGTCGCCGACCACCACCGACTTGCGGCCCAGCTCCCGGGCGCGCATGGCGGTCACCGTCGGGGCGTCGAGCGCACCGACCACGCAGGTGTAGCGCCCCCGGTCGACCGCGATCACGAACCCGTCGACCGCGTCGGCGTGCTGGGGCCGGGTCCGCGTACGCGGGCGCGAGGACCTACCGGGCCGAACCCGTACGTCGTCCTCGTCGTACTCCCGCCGCTTGGTCGCCAGGACCGTCCTCCGTCGCCTCAGCTCTTACCGGTCACCATCGCTGACCATAGTGCCGGGAACTCGGGCATCGTCTTCGAGGTACACGCCACGTCGTCGAGCTCGATGCCGGGCACGGCGAGCCCGGCCACCGCCGCGGCGTGCGCCATCCGGTGGTCGGCGTACGTCCGGAAGGTCCCGCCGCGCAGCGGACGCGGCCGGATCTCCAGCCCGTCGCGGGACTCGGTGAGGTCGGCGCCGAGCGCGGCGAACTCGCGGGCCAGCGCGGCGATCCGATCGGTCTCGTGGCCCCGGATGTGGGCGACCCCGGTGAACCGGGACGGCGAGTCGGCCAGCATCGCCAGCGCGGTCAGCGCGGGGGTCAACTCGCTCACGTCGGAGAGGTCGGCCTCCAGCCCGTGCACCACGCCGGTGCCCCGCACGGTCAACCCCTCGGTGGAGAGCGTCACCTCGCCGCCCATGCGCTGCAACAGCTCACGGAACCGTTCCACCGGCTGGGCGCTGCTGTGCGGCCAACCCTGGACGGTCACCTCACCGCCGGTGACCAGGGCCGCGGCGAAGAACGGCACCGCGCCGGACAGGTCCGGCTCGATCTCCCAGCCACGTCCGGTCAGCGGCCCCGGCTCGACCGTCCAGACGTCGGGCACGGTGTCGTCGACCGCGGCGCCCGCCGCCCGGAGCATCCGC
This genomic stretch from Micromonospora krabiensis harbors:
- the glpK gene encoding glycerol kinase GlpK, yielding MTGEYVAAIDQGTTSSRCIVFDRAGDVVSVAQREHRQIFPRPGWVEHDAEEIWANVEQVVREALDAAGADPSGLAAVGITNQRETTLVWDRATGRPVANAIVWQDTRTGPQLRALDETHGEEWFRARTGLPLATYFAGPKLRWLLEHTDGLRARAEAGEVLFGTMDSWLIWKLTGRHVTDVTNASRTMLMDLTTLDWDADLLDAMGVPAAMLPEIRGSAEVYGTATGVLAGVPVAGALGDQQAALFGQTCFQPGEAKCTYGTGSFLLLNTGASPVTSAHGLLTTVAYRIAGQPAAYALEGAIAVTGSLVQWLRDNLGLISTAPEVEDLARTVDDNGGCYVVPAFSGLFAPHWRSDARGVIAGLTGYITKGHLARAVLEASAWQTREVVDAMNADSDVALRRLRVDGGMTANTLLMQFLADVLDVPVVRPRITETTCLGAAYAAGLAVGYWPDLATLRAHWRSDAEWTPAMDPAHRERELRNWRKAVQRTLDWVE
- a CDS encoding ribose-phosphate diphosphokinase; this encodes MRDIAVFSGTAHPELAAEICTQLGVPLHPVRVSRFANDCLEVQLQANCRERDVFLIQPLVPPVQEHLVELLLMIDAARGASAGRITVVLPHYAYARSDKKDAPRISIGGRLVADLLTSAGADRVLAMTLHSPQVHGFFSVPVDHLHALRELATHFKRYDLADSVVVSPDLGNAKEAAAFARMLGTPVAAGAKQRFSDDKVTISAVIGDVDGRDVIVLDDEIAKGSTVIELMDHLRGRNVRSIRLACTHGLFSGGALRRLGEQEGVLEIVCTNTVPIPVEKRVPKLKVLSVAPALAEAMRRIHNGESVSALFG
- a CDS encoding ATP-binding protein, translated to MTNADPDPPRTVVPIEPSLLIADAFDQAQVTELRHSVTSCAHAAGLRGERLDDFVLAVNELITNAVRHGGGQGSLRLWRQGDELVCEVADHGHGISAERLGDRSRPEPATVGGWGLWLARQLSDTMAVESGDTGTLVRITAVVAAPVAQAD
- the macS gene encoding MacS family sensor histidine kinase — encoded protein: MPSSPGGFEVPLWRAIAVFRLASLAYVCVLAVRDADRYAHPLAAAGLVLAMAVWTGVTAFGYARPAWRAWPLLLADLGVVLAIMLATPWVIGRAALHAGVPTLAVAWLAGPVLAWAVSGGRRRGTVAALLIGGADLATRERISQSSLTGVILILLAGVVVGHVARLAVTAEERLHRAVELEAATRERERLARDIHDSVLQVLAMVQRRGAHLPGEAGELARLAGEQEAALRALIAGAGPPAPGDDGPVDLRALLGRHAAATVSVSAPATPVPLPGQVARELAAATTAALDNVERHGGGRAWVLIEDEGTTVTVSVRDEGPGIPDGRLDEAAAQGRLGVAQSIRGRIANLGGEARIVSTPGAGTEVELTVPRAER
- a CDS encoding response regulator: MVVDDHPMWREGVARDLTEAGHLVVATTGEGRQAVRVAAAARPDVVVLDLQLPDVSGVDVIQGLRAALPQVRVLMLSASGEQQSVLDAVKAGATGYLVKSAAPSEFLDAVRRTAAGEPVFTPGLAGLVLGEYRRLAADPPPDGPDGPGGAPDGGAAPRLTDRETEVLRLVAKGMSYKQIAQRLGLSHRTVQNHVQNTLGKLQLHNRVELTRYAIERGLDD
- a CDS encoding DUF5709 domain-containing protein, coding for MRDDEYPTPVSDPEADGLPGTADDDSTANDDVLTGREADGPDPAQLPADRTPLAVDRFGTTADEQLDGESLDYKLQRERFERPVDDPLAGPVDPAIAAEADSREMAAQAQLDADVIDPGPTSDPDSPVSLYDHGQLGTVADATVGRIVEPDEGAHTDQETDNVAYDAGSAGGGASAEELAIHETQPPHSV
- a CDS encoding ATP-binding protein, which produces MGRTERTDARAATGRHHETILRTDLRCLVEADESGPVVRVTGVLDRSGTAAVRDALLDVLCARPGPVVADLTGLRIADPAARAVFADVDREVADWPAAGLLLSDPGATAGDPALGRTPVWPSLDGALAALAESPMAAVLNAELAPVLGAAREARELVADGCRRWGLPALAEPGTIAVTEMVNNVVAHARTPMTVRLAPDGDQLHLAVRDRSTRQPAFAGLAPPTSTGGRGLLLIDTVARRWGSTPVPDGKVVWCVLDPADQPPA
- a CDS encoding SDR family oxidoreductase, which produces MPLTRSLDDATVVITGASSGIGTATAYALARRGAAVVLAARSESALTSVAQRCRELGGRALVVPTDVTDADSVQRLADRAAAEFGRIDGWINNAAVSAVGLFDEIPVAEFRRVLEVNLLGAVHGIRAALPHLGAAGGGVVINNASVLAEVAMPYQSAYNATKHGIRGLADTVRQELRVTGRGNISICTVLPATIDTPFFRHAANHTGRELVPPPPIYPPEKVAATIVRLLRRPRREAYAGGAARLIGLQWRLAPTLAERTLGWYTHRTQFGPGARADTSGNVFRADAEGRRDGGWQGRRRQLVRMTAAFGLAAAGTAVGTMAARTRRARAGR
- a CDS encoding glycosyltransferase, with translation MRVGLVCAHADPFRTSDGPTVGTHHHIARVAAELAGRGHDVRVYERRDDPASPATVDLDGYRVERVPIGPAAPLPTADLVPLVPEFGAWLTDRWTGEWQPDVVHGHYWVGGLAAAHAVRETDIPVVQTFHSLGVEQLRHLGREYDGPGQRIPLERALTRAVDIAVAQCNDEVDELTRMGLQRTSVAMVPTGVDTEQFHPDGEAAPRDQRARILSVGGLAAGHGQEDLIRAMRLVGDAELVIAGGPPVEELATHAEARRLRELAERHGVAEQVRLVGAVPHDQMATWYRSADVVACTPHYSSAGRVSLEAMACGVPVVGYAMGGIADAVVDEVTGRLVPPGDVRTLGVTLRRLLADNAGRFAYGHAAVDRVRCSYTWERTAGALERLYERVVGRRKPVEA